One Thiocapsa sp. genomic window carries:
- the ggt gene encoding gamma-glutamyltransferase, with product MSTSPARADVARSAAGRRRALWLGGLWFAALLLASAGARAACDGPQVRPAQAAIASAHPLATEAGLKILDAGGNAFDAAVAVTAALAVVEPYGSGIGGGGFWLLHRAQDCHETMLDGRERAPLAAHRDLFLDDAGQFVPESALVGPLSAGIPGTPAALVQLAEGYGRLPLTQTLAPAVGLARDGFEVGDGYRRVAAWRLSALRASPAGAAQFLVDDEVPPRGHRLRQPDLADTLERLASGGHAGFYTGETADRLVSGVRAAGGIWTLEDLAEYRALEREPIVAHFRGWRLVSAAPPSSGGVLLVQMLNMLSAIEPQAESGTARTHALVETMRRAYRDRARYLGDPDHVEMPIERLTHPHYAAGLIRDFDPTRATPSTTAETDVPASEGRDTTHFSILDREGNRVAATLSINYPFGSGFVPPGTGVLLNDEMDDFSAQPGVANAYGLIGGEANAIAPGKRMLSSMSPTFLESPETVVILGTPGGSRIITMVLQGVLGTVDGVSLEEWIAQPRIHHQYLPDRLELESGALSLDEQRDLTAMGHRLELLIRPIGDMQTILWDRANGQVKAASDPRGAGHAEVR from the coding sequence ATGAGCACATCACCGGCGAGAGCTGACGTCGCCCGAAGCGCCGCAGGCCGTCGCCGCGCACTGTGGCTCGGCGGCCTGTGGTTCGCGGCGCTCCTGCTCGCATCCGCGGGGGCCCGAGCCGCCTGTGACGGGCCGCAGGTCCGTCCTGCTCAGGCCGCCATCGCCTCGGCGCACCCCTTGGCGACCGAGGCCGGCCTGAAGATTCTCGACGCCGGAGGCAACGCCTTCGATGCCGCCGTCGCGGTCACCGCCGCCTTGGCCGTCGTCGAGCCCTACGGCTCCGGGATCGGCGGCGGGGGCTTCTGGCTGCTTCATCGCGCACAAGACTGCCACGAGACCATGCTCGACGGACGCGAGCGTGCGCCGCTGGCGGCCCATCGCGACCTCTTTCTCGACGACGCAGGGCAATTCGTCCCCGAGTCTGCCCTTGTCGGACCCCTGTCTGCAGGTATTCCCGGCACACCGGCCGCGCTCGTGCAACTCGCCGAGGGCTACGGACGCCTGCCGTTGACGCAGACCCTCGCTCCGGCGGTCGGTCTCGCGCGCGACGGATTCGAGGTCGGTGACGGGTATCGACGGGTGGCCGCATGGCGTCTGTCGGCCTTGCGTGCCTCGCCGGCAGGCGCCGCTCAGTTTCTGGTCGACGACGAGGTCCCGCCCCGCGGACACCGTCTGCGTCAGCCGGATCTCGCCGACACCCTCGAGCGCCTGGCAAGCGGCGGCCATGCGGGCTTCTATACCGGCGAGACCGCGGACCGCTTGGTGTCCGGCGTGCGTGCCGCGGGCGGGATCTGGACCCTCGAGGACCTTGCCGAATACCGTGCCCTGGAGCGCGAGCCGATCGTCGCGCACTTTCGCGGCTGGCGTCTCGTCAGTGCCGCACCACCCTCCTCCGGGGGCGTGCTGCTGGTCCAAATGCTCAACATGCTCTCCGCGATCGAGCCGCAGGCGGAGTCCGGAACCGCGCGGACCCATGCGCTCGTCGAGACGATGCGCAGGGCCTATCGCGACCGCGCCCGCTATCTCGGCGACCCCGATCACGTGGAGATGCCCATCGAGCGCCTGACGCATCCGCACTATGCGGCCGGCCTGATTCGCGATTTCGATCCGACCCGTGCCACGCCGAGTACGACCGCCGAGACCGATGTGCCCGCATCCGAGGGCCGCGATACCACGCACTTCTCGATCCTCGATCGCGAGGGCAACCGGGTTGCGGCGACACTCAGCATCAACTATCCCTTCGGCTCCGGATTCGTCCCGCCCGGCACCGGTGTCTTGTTGAACGACGAGATGGACGATTTCTCCGCGCAACCCGGTGTGGCGAACGCCTACGGCTTGATCGGCGGGGAGGCCAATGCCATCGCCCCCGGCAAGCGCATGCTCTCGAGCATGTCGCCGACCTTTCTGGAGTCGCCCGAGACGGTCGTCATCCTGGGCACACCCGGCGGCAGCCGTATCATCACCATGGTGCTGCAGGGTGTTCTGGGGACTGTCGACGGGGTCTCGCTCGAGGAGTGGATCGCGCAGCCCCGCATCCATCACCAATACCTTCCGGATCGGCTCGAGCTCGAGTCGGGTGCGCTGAGCCTGGACGAACAACGCGACCTGACGGCGATGGGGCATCGGCTCGAGCTGCTGATCCGCCCCATCGGAGACATGCAGACGATCCTCTGGGATCGCGCGAACGGGCAGGTGAAGGCCGCGAGCGATCCTCGCGGTGCCGGGCACGCCGAGGTTCGGTGA
- a CDS encoding YfhL family 4Fe-4S dicluster ferredoxin, with amino-acid sequence MALIITDECINCDVCEPECPNGAISQGDEIYVIEPSLCTECVGHYETSQCVEVCPVDCIIKDPDHEETEEELRAKYEHITGES; translated from the coding sequence ATGGCCCTGATTATTACCGACGAGTGCATCAACTGCGATGTGTGCGAGCCCGAGTGCCCGAACGGCGCCATCTCGCAAGGCGACGAGATCTATGTGATCGAGCCCAGCCTCTGCACCGAGTGCGTCGGTCATTACGAGACCTCGCAGTGTGTCGAGGTTTGCCCGGTCGACTGCATCATCAAGGACCCGGATCACGAGGAGACCGAGGAGGAGCTTCGGGCCAAGTATGAGCACATCACCGGCGAGAGCTGA